The following coding sequences are from one Diabrotica virgifera virgifera chromosome 2, PGI_DIABVI_V3a window:
- the LOC114331398 gene encoding C-type lectin BML-2-like isoform X3, protein MLMLNILLLIISCVLITQATTDTCCAANPKNIYYLGDKQVNWANAVLACQLVGMRLVSIQSQAKNEEISAFVRTSGVKNIGIDNAIWTSGNRRQDKVHWLWLAQEALVYTSWDLVFHEPNNATGDEECVSIITNNGTATTWNDIACNRLFYPLCEKQICCSGCNCGCS, encoded by the exons ATGCTGAtgttaaatattttattgctaataaTCTCTTGCGTTTTGATAACCCAGGCAACAACtg aCACATGTTGTGCAGctaatccaaaaaatatttattatttaggaGACAAACAG GTAAATTGGGCTAACGCTGTGCTAGCATGCCAACTCGTTGGAATGAGATTAGTAAGTATCCAGAGTCAAGCTAAGAATGAGGAAATCTCTGCATTTGTGCGAACCTCAG GAGTGAAGAATATAGGAATCGATAACGCCATATGGACTTCAGGAAATAGACGCCAGGACAAAGTTCATTGGCTTTGGTTAGCTCAAGAAGCTCTTGTGTACACTAGTTGGGACCTGGTCTTTCATGAACCAAACAATGCTACTGGGGACGAAGAATGCGTGAGCATAATTACTAATAATGGAACAGCTACTACTTGGAACGATATCGCTTGTAATCGCTTGTTTTATCCTCTATGCGAGAAACAGATTTGTTGTTCTGGTTGCAATTGTGGCTGTTCTTAA
- the LOC114331398 gene encoding C-type lectin BML-2-like isoform X2 gives MFSLVTFLFLSSSFLFSGSQGDTCCAANPKNIYYLGDKQVNWANAVLACQLVGMRLVSIQSQAKNEEISAFVRTSGVKNIGIDNAIWTSGNRRQDKVHWLWLAQEALVYTSWDLVFHEPNNATGDEECVSIITNNGTATTWNDIACNRLFYPLCEKQICCSGCNCGCS, from the exons ATGTTCAGTTTAGTAACTTTCTTGTTTCTCTCCAGCTCTTTTCTGTTCTCTGGATCACAAGGGG aCACATGTTGTGCAGctaatccaaaaaatatttattatttaggaGACAAACAG GTAAATTGGGCTAACGCTGTGCTAGCATGCCAACTCGTTGGAATGAGATTAGTAAGTATCCAGAGTCAAGCTAAGAATGAGGAAATCTCTGCATTTGTGCGAACCTCAG GAGTGAAGAATATAGGAATCGATAACGCCATATGGACTTCAGGAAATAGACGCCAGGACAAAGTTCATTGGCTTTGGTTAGCTCAAGAAGCTCTTGTGTACACTAGTTGGGACCTGGTCTTTCATGAACCAAACAATGCTACTGGGGACGAAGAATGCGTGAGCATAATTACTAATAATGGAACAGCTACTACTTGGAACGATATCGCTTGTAATCGCTTGTTTTATCCTCTATGCGAGAAACAGATTTGTTGTTCTGGTTGCAATTGTGGCTGTTCTTAA